Proteins encoded within one genomic window of Acidovorax sp. 107:
- a CDS encoding peptidylprolyl isomerase, giving the protein MNMLTVRISVGRIFCAAICSFAPLLVSAQYALVQGPVGQVTDADVMADAATRISDTARATVLSRPDNVGQLASNVYVQRAMAVEAERKGLTAGRESAAALALAREKAMADLYLADFDKSHQPSEAALLAYAQSTYRAVDGKQLDAPERTRVRHILLKQKSPETRARIEQILSDARAGKDFAQLAKDNSEDTGSVAQGGDIGFVTEGSTVVPFEEAMKGLKTPGDLSDVVETQFGYHIIRLEERRSAGKRGFDEVREQLLMQARTALLREARAKEAQRLQEGMKVNEAAVNTFSSKFKPSDFTR; this is encoded by the coding sequence ATGAACATGCTCACAGTACGTATCTCTGTCGGCCGGATCTTTTGTGCGGCTATTTGCTCTTTCGCACCGCTGTTGGTGTCGGCCCAATATGCACTGGTACAGGGGCCTGTGGGGCAAGTGACTGATGCAGATGTGATGGCGGATGCCGCTACGCGTATCTCGGATACCGCTCGCGCAACCGTGCTTTCCCGTCCGGACAACGTGGGTCAGCTGGCATCCAATGTGTATGTGCAGCGCGCCATGGCGGTGGAGGCTGAGCGCAAGGGGCTCACTGCAGGTCGAGAGTCTGCTGCAGCACTGGCGTTGGCCCGTGAAAAGGCCATGGCGGATCTTTATTTGGCCGATTTTGATAAAAGCCATCAGCCAAGCGAAGCCGCATTGTTGGCTTACGCCCAGTCCACCTACAGGGCGGTCGATGGCAAGCAGTTGGACGCTCCAGAACGGACTCGCGTTCGGCATATTTTGTTGAAGCAGAAGTCCCCCGAAACGCGTGCCCGTATCGAGCAGATACTGAGTGATGCAAGGGCGGGCAAAGACTTTGCGCAACTGGCCAAGGATAATTCCGAAGACACGGGGAGTGTGGCCCAGGGTGGTGACATAGGGTTTGTCACTGAGGGCAGCACTGTCGTGCCGTTTGAAGAAGCGATGAAGGGGCTCAAGACGCCCGGGGACCTGAGTGATGTGGTCGAGACGCAGTTCGGCTATCACATTATTCGCCTGGAAGAGAGGCGTTCTGCGGGCAAACGTGGTTTCGACGAAGTACGCGAACAATTGTTGATGCAGGCGCGGACGGCGTTGTTGCGTGAAGCACGTGCAAAAGAAGCGCAGCGCTTGCAAGAGGGCATGAAAGTGAATGAGGCGGCGGTCAATACGTTTTCCTCGAAATTCAAACCTTCGGATTTCACCCGTTGA
- the gspD gene encoding type II secretion system secretin GspD: protein MSHFYMVAPRFLALACAFLAGSAAWAADEALVPSVEPMPALLGSKGSAGSNTHPDGLPNEGGGAYEPRIVRGNDRVIGAAKPAQVIDGAPSSFKFEEAPIAEVVRTMLGDVLKVDYVLHPPIGGTVTLATRVPVSPDQAIFLLESALQANGLVMVRDPRGSYHVGKPEALKGIGAAVRQVSGGALPPGSGAVVVPLQFIGASEMASILRPMMPAESLIRVDTVRNLLVFAGSRTQAEGWLDIVNTFDVDLLKGMSVGVFPLKYASVKEVEAALQLLSASGGGAQNTAPSRGAGTPGAAGAATGAASAVGLADNLPLAGAVRVMPIERINSILVVTPRASYLDEARRWIDRLDQPSDNTAEAQLFIYQVQNVNARHLATVLGGIFGSAQPAGGTTNSGVAPGLTTATGSSLGQSTMGGSAFGGNSTLNSGAGGFSGRTGGGSLGGASGTTGGLAGRVAQQAGVQAPAVASLGGVRVMADELNNSVLVWSTRAEYAKIESTLKRLDLPPTQVLIEASIIEVTLNDDLRYGLQWAFSDSRAGTDYTGRGTLSSRDGDASGGIVGSALSGFSYALKSPSGNVRAMLNALSAKTTVKVVASPSLMVLDNHTAAIAVGDQTPIQAGTTSNLEGTVTSTNIQYKDTGVNLVVTPSVNAGNIVTMQVEQSVTDVGAKDEVTNQRAFLQRQLSSKVAVRSGESIVMGGLIQENSTATKSGIPILHTLPLLGNLFGSTSNDGRRTELLVVITPRVVRSDIDIRQVSEDLRDRMKGFANVLPSAASSGSSVPSTAQPSMLRN, encoded by the coding sequence ATGAGTCATTTTTATATGGTCGCGCCGCGTTTTCTAGCTCTCGCCTGTGCCTTTTTGGCTGGTTCCGCGGCGTGGGCTGCAGATGAAGCGCTCGTTCCGAGTGTTGAGCCAATGCCTGCTCTGCTTGGATCCAAAGGGTCAGCAGGCAGCAATACTCATCCCGACGGCCTGCCTAACGAAGGGGGGGGGGCATACGAGCCGCGAATTGTTAGAGGCAACGATCGTGTGATAGGTGCCGCAAAGCCCGCGCAAGTGATCGACGGGGCTCCGAGTTCGTTTAAGTTTGAAGAGGCACCGATCGCCGAAGTGGTTCGCACCATGCTTGGCGACGTTCTCAAGGTTGATTACGTACTGCATCCGCCTATCGGTGGCACCGTCACGCTTGCAACGCGGGTTCCTGTGTCGCCCGATCAGGCGATCTTTTTGCTGGAAAGTGCTCTCCAGGCCAATGGCTTGGTTATGGTGAGAGACCCTCGCGGGTCTTATCACGTGGGCAAGCCGGAGGCGCTCAAGGGTATTGGCGCTGCTGTGCGACAGGTAAGCGGGGGCGCTCTGCCCCCGGGTTCTGGCGCGGTGGTTGTGCCGCTTCAGTTTATCGGGGCCTCTGAGATGGCGTCCATCCTGCGTCCAATGATGCCAGCCGAATCGTTGATCCGTGTAGACACTGTCCGTAATTTGCTTGTGTTTGCGGGTAGCCGAACCCAGGCAGAGGGGTGGCTTGACATTGTGAATACCTTCGACGTGGACCTTCTTAAGGGAATGTCAGTAGGCGTTTTCCCTTTGAAGTACGCCTCTGTCAAGGAGGTGGAGGCAGCGCTTCAATTGTTAAGCGCGAGTGGGGGGGGCGCTCAAAACACGGCGCCTAGCAGGGGGGCTGGGACGCCTGGCGCAGCAGGCGCGGCAACTGGAGCGGCAAGCGCGGTTGGGCTTGCTGATAACTTGCCGCTAGCGGGTGCTGTGCGTGTGATGCCCATTGAACGGATCAACAGTATTTTGGTGGTAACTCCGCGCGCCTCGTATCTCGATGAGGCGCGTCGCTGGATTGATCGACTCGACCAGCCTTCGGATAACACTGCTGAGGCGCAGCTTTTTATCTACCAAGTACAGAATGTCAATGCGCGCCACTTGGCAACGGTGTTGGGCGGCATTTTTGGATCGGCACAGCCTGCTGGCGGCACGACAAACAGTGGAGTGGCACCTGGGTTGACAACGGCCACGGGTAGTTCGCTCGGGCAGTCCACAATGGGCGGCTCCGCGTTCGGCGGCAACAGCACCCTTAACAGCGGGGCTGGTGGTTTTTCGGGGCGGACGGGGGGGGGGTCTTTGGGAGGCGCGTCGGGCACAACGGGTGGGCTGGCTGGGCGAGTGGCGCAACAGGCTGGGGTGCAGGCGCCTGCGGTGGCCTCTTTGGGAGGTGTCCGTGTCATGGCGGATGAGCTGAACAATTCAGTGCTGGTGTGGAGCACGCGTGCGGAGTACGCCAAGATCGAGTCAACATTGAAGCGCTTGGATCTGCCTCCGACGCAGGTGCTCATCGAGGCCAGCATTATTGAAGTCACTCTGAACGACGATTTGCGATACGGGTTGCAATGGGCCTTCAGCGATAGCCGTGCGGGTACCGATTACACCGGGCGTGGAACGCTCAGCAGCCGTGATGGGGACGCGTCGGGTGGAATTGTTGGTAGTGCGCTCTCTGGCTTTTCTTATGCTCTCAAGAGTCCCTCTGGCAATGTGCGTGCCATGCTGAATGCCTTGTCTGCCAAGACGACAGTGAAGGTGGTCGCCAGTCCTTCTCTGATGGTGCTGGACAACCATACAGCTGCCATCGCGGTGGGTGACCAAACGCCAATCCAGGCGGGAACAACAAGCAATCTTGAGGGAACGGTCACCTCAACCAATATTCAATATAAGGATACGGGTGTCAATCTGGTGGTCACGCCCTCGGTCAATGCTGGAAATATTGTCACCATGCAGGTGGAGCAATCAGTGACTGATGTGGGGGCCAAAGACGAGGTGACCAATCAGCGAGCCTTCTTGCAGCGTCAATTGTCCAGCAAAGTGGCTGTGCGCTCCGGTGAATCCATCGTGATGGGCGGGCTCATCCAAGAAAACAGCACTGCGACAAAATCTGGCATTCCTATCCTGCACACTTTGCCTTTGCTGGGGAATCTTTTTGGTTCGACGAGCAACGATGGTCGGCGTACGGAACTATTGGTTGTCATCACGCCTCGAGTGGTGCGATCCGACATCGATATTCGTCAGGTCAGTGAGGACTTGCGCGACAGGATGAAGGGCTTCGCCAATGTGCTGCCGTCAGCTGCGAGTTCGGGGTCCTCGGTGCCGTCGACCGCACAACCTTCCATGTTACGGAACTAA
- a CDS encoding ABC transporter permease: MPRPALAVDALAIWRARSLLWVLVRREVAARHAGTAAGVIWPYLQPLLTVAAYYLVFDVVFSMRLGDGAPARAVGTFLIVGALPWMAFCDAVSRGMNSLLEAGGLLQKNSLPPVLFVTRAVLASALIYGPLLLLIALAYAPLHHFGASMLAVPVLLLLLVVLAWLLAYLFAILAAALRDVVQLVGFLLSVGIYLSPILFPLSMFPQGWQWMLWLNPVTMVVVGLQAVLLQGAWPPLTVWGVSAVWLAGLALVLNGVVARSRDQLVDWL; this comes from the coding sequence ATGCCGCGTCCAGCGCTTGCGGTTGATGCGCTAGCCATCTGGCGTGCGCGCAGCTTGCTTTGGGTGCTTGTGCGTCGTGAAGTAGCGGCAAGACACGCCGGTACCGCCGCAGGCGTCATCTGGCCCTATTTGCAGCCGTTACTCACGGTAGCTGCGTACTACCTGGTTTTTGACGTGGTGTTTTCGATGCGTCTGGGTGACGGGGCGCCTGCACGTGCGGTTGGTACCTTCCTGATCGTGGGCGCCTTGCCGTGGATGGCGTTCTGCGACGCTGTCTCGCGCGGTATGAACAGCCTGCTGGAAGCCGGTGGATTGCTGCAAAAGAATTCACTGCCGCCAGTGCTCTTCGTGACGCGGGCGGTGTTGGCCAGCGCACTTATCTATGGGCCGCTGCTACTGCTCATTGCACTGGCATACGCGCCGTTGCACCACTTCGGCGCGTCGATGCTGGCGGTGCCCGTGCTGTTGCTGCTGTTGGTGGTACTGGCGTGGCTACTGGCTTATTTGTTCGCCATTTTGGCGGCAGCGCTGCGTGACGTGGTGCAACTGGTGGGCTTTCTGTTGTCGGTGGGCATCTATCTTTCGCCCATCCTCTTTCCGCTGTCTATGTTCCCGCAAGGTTGGCAATGGATGCTGTGGCTCAATCCCGTGACAATGGTGGTCGTGGGCTTGCAAGCGGTGCTGCTGCAAGGTGCATGGCCACCACTGACCGTATGGGGTGTGTCTGCTGTGTGGCTGGCTGGTCTGGCACTGGTGCTGAATGGCGTGGTGGCTCGTAGCCGCGATCAGCTAGTGGATTGGCTATGA
- a CDS encoding cell surface protein: MKKNVLSLSIAAMIGGLGFAGAASAGVAYQTAAVASAAGAAAGLTATTATVLQVSPDGIGHNLVVPYYSVQEGNGTLLSLVNTDTKNGKAVKVRFRGAANSDDVFDFSLFLSPGDVWTANVSKDTATGLAQIYVPDNTCSLPRRAVLNATKFKTDRVFGATDAAKAGETLEGYVEIFNMADIPPKVPGATGVADEAAVALIDNALFTAIKHTSAGTNPCGLAASDSALPAAVLKLAADPTLTDITGAVAAAADRTALLNHGLWAPSTGLTGSWTILNIAGASVAWSGNMTAVEARVAAGGAPGLGRVVFSPQKDTTVAATAINSLTSDPLLRNTGVAPSTAIIEAAQYDLPDMSTPYLTAVAITAAGVAAAAPGTTASDAPVLQAKLLTQALAVKNVLNEYVTNSAISAATDWVFSMPTRRYAVGVNYKFAAPATGPSAVFNASAAQQITVGNDVSPYFTAVNTKMGTGGTSGNPTYQACVEPGGAVTAYDQEEATASGEFVVSPGTTKKVVFCGEVSILTFNATSSLQAKIAPKNIDAGFVNGWLNINTAGLANAGLPIVGSSFVKMTGPVVAGKSTNFSLTQPHRFTR; encoded by the coding sequence ATGAAAAAAAATGTTCTCTCTCTGAGCATCGCTGCCATGATTGGTGGTCTGGGTTTTGCTGGGGCTGCATCTGCTGGTGTCGCTTATCAAACGGCGGCCGTGGCCTCCGCTGCTGGCGCTGCCGCTGGCCTGACTGCAACGACTGCAACTGTGTTGCAAGTGAGCCCTGACGGCATTGGTCACAATTTGGTTGTGCCTTATTACTCCGTGCAAGAAGGTAACGGCACCCTGCTGAGCCTGGTGAATACTGATACTAAGAACGGCAAGGCGGTGAAGGTGCGCTTCCGTGGTGCAGCTAACTCTGACGACGTGTTCGACTTTTCGTTGTTCCTGTCGCCTGGTGACGTGTGGACGGCCAACGTGAGCAAGGATACTGCCACGGGTCTGGCTCAAATCTACGTTCCAGACAACACCTGCTCTCTGCCTCGCCGTGCTGTGCTGAACGCAACGAAGTTCAAGACCGATCGCGTGTTCGGTGCTACCGATGCTGCAAAGGCCGGCGAAACTTTGGAAGGTTATGTTGAAATTTTCAACATGGCTGACATTCCTCCAAAGGTTCCAGGTGCTACTGGTGTTGCTGATGAAGCTGCAGTTGCTTTGATCGATAACGCTCTGTTCACCGCTATCAAGCATACTTCTGCTGGTACCAACCCTTGCGGCTTGGCCGCTAGTGATTCCGCTCTGCCTGCTGCTGTGCTGAAGCTGGCTGCTGATCCTACGCTGACGGACATCACCGGTGCTGTTGCTGCTGCTGCCGACCGTACCGCTCTGCTCAACCACGGTCTGTGGGCTCCTTCGACGGGCTTGACCGGCTCTTGGACGATTTTGAACATCGCCGGTGCATCCGTGGCTTGGTCTGGCAACATGACTGCTGTGGAAGCTCGCGTGGCTGCTGGTGGCGCTCCTGGTCTGGGTCGCGTCGTGTTCTCCCCCCAGAAGGACACCACAGTTGCTGCCACCGCTATCAACTCGCTGACTTCCGATCCTCTGCTGCGTAACACCGGTGTGGCGCCTTCGACGGCTATCATTGAAGCTGCTCAGTACGATCTGCCTGACATGTCGACGCCTTATCTGACGGCTGTCGCCATCACTGCTGCTGGTGTTGCTGCTGCTGCTCCAGGTACCACTGCGAGCGACGCACCTGTGCTGCAAGCCAAGCTGCTGACACAAGCCCTGGCTGTCAAGAACGTGCTGAACGAGTATGTGACCAACTCTGCCATCTCGGCTGCTACGGATTGGGTGTTCTCCATGCCTACCCGTCGCTACGCTGTGGGCGTGAACTACAAGTTTGCCGCTCCTGCAACAGGCCCGAGCGCAGTGTTCAATGCATCCGCTGCTCAGCAAATCACGGTTGGCAATGACGTTTCTCCATACTTCACGGCTGTGAACACGAAGATGGGCACGGGCGGTACTTCGGGTAACCCAACGTACCAAGCTTGCGTGGAACCCGGTGGTGCCGTGACCGCATACGATCAAGAAGAAGCCACGGCTTCTGGCGAGTTCGTGGTGTCGCCAGGCACGACCAAGAAGGTTGTGTTCTGCGGTGAAGTCAGCATCCTGACGTTCAACGCAACGTCTTCGCTGCAAGCCAAGATCGCGCCTAAGAACATCGATGCTGGTTTCGTGAACGGCTGGTTGAACATCAACACCGCTGGTTTGGCCAACGCTGGTCTGCCAATCGTGGGTAGCTCGTTCGTGAAGATGACGGGCCCTGTGGTTGCTGGCAAGTCCACCAACTTCAGCCTGACCCAACCCCACCGCTTCACGCGTTAA
- a CDS encoding ABC transporter ATP-binding protein — protein MNSNSNQVAMSTEVVLRVSGLGKEYRLYTSPRERFKALFSTRTRHRSHWALRNVSFELRRGQCIGVIGDNGAGKSSLLKLLAGTMQPSAGTLERVGRVTAILELGAGFHPEFSGRDNLYFGGSLIGISHEEMARLEAGIVEFSELGEAMERPVKTYSSGMTVRLAFALVTAVQPDVLIIDEALAVGDQHFQKKCVERIMAFRENGCTILFCSHSFYHIRRLCDAALWLKHGELVMQGPTEDVVSAYEVHSRLREMPESVETPQLELPANVPIPQVSSQRLGARIVALTIDQTDASEPPLLQGADLRVRLTAQLEGTDEMPHVLVMLEQFQGHGITSDSSRADGAQLTRLPNGDWQAVLTYPGLPLHSGEYVLSAYLFDTAGVVVYDEWYQHARFRYVNPQLTPGLVRLPHYWGEA, from the coding sequence ATGAACAGCAATAGCAATCAGGTGGCTATGTCGACTGAAGTGGTGTTGCGCGTATCAGGCCTGGGCAAGGAATATCGTCTATACACCAGCCCCCGAGAACGCTTCAAGGCGCTGTTCAGTACGCGTACCCGCCATCGTAGCCACTGGGCGCTGCGCAACGTATCGTTCGAGCTGCGTCGCGGTCAATGCATTGGCGTGATAGGCGACAACGGCGCGGGCAAAAGTTCGCTGCTTAAGCTGTTGGCCGGCACGATGCAGCCGAGCGCAGGCACATTGGAACGTGTGGGCCGAGTGACGGCTATTTTGGAGTTGGGGGCGGGGTTCCATCCAGAGTTCAGTGGGCGTGACAATTTGTATTTTGGTGGCAGCCTGATCGGCATCAGCCATGAGGAGATGGCACGCCTAGAAGCGGGCATCGTGGAGTTTTCCGAGCTGGGCGAGGCGATGGAGCGGCCGGTGAAGACGTATTCGTCGGGCATGACGGTACGCCTGGCCTTCGCGTTGGTGACGGCGGTGCAGCCGGATGTACTGATCATCGACGAGGCGCTTGCCGTTGGTGACCAGCATTTTCAAAAAAAATGCGTGGAGCGCATCATGGCGTTTCGTGAGAATGGCTGCACCATCTTGTTCTGTTCGCACAGCTTCTACCATATACGGCGCCTTTGCGATGCTGCACTATGGTTGAAGCACGGCGAATTGGTGATGCAAGGGCCGACAGAGGATGTGGTTTCGGCCTACGAAGTGCACTCGCGGCTGCGAGAAATGCCAGAATCTGTGGAGACACCGCAGCTTGAGTTGCCGGCAAATGTGCCAATTCCTCAAGTCTCCAGTCAACGCTTGGGCGCCCGTATCGTCGCCCTGACGATTGATCAGACAGATGCGTCAGAGCCGCCGCTTTTGCAAGGGGCAGATCTTCGCGTTCGCCTTACGGCGCAGTTAGAGGGGACTGATGAAATGCCCCATGTGCTTGTGATGTTGGAGCAGTTCCAGGGGCACGGCATTACATCCGATTCCTCACGCGCTGATGGTGCCCAGTTGACGCGGCTGCCCAATGGGGATTGGCAAGCTGTTCTTACGTACCCTGGTCTTCCGTTGCACTCGGGTGAATATGTCCTTAGCGCATACCTGTTCGATACCGCGGGCGTAGTGGTCTACGACGAGTGGTACCAGCATGCGCGATTCCGGTACGTAAATCCACAGTTGACGCCGGGGCTCGTGCGAT